The proteins below are encoded in one region of Mya arenaria isolate MELC-2E11 chromosome 15, ASM2691426v1:
- the LOC128219235 gene encoding uncharacterized protein LOC128219235: MVLLKDGYDVPVYGLANGMFYYVHVPAIVCLTILMVNVVAINVFAMMFFNINISFGKFDGGLLLWAFGVPFVGALIAAMLNQFGPMGVGCIFDAVNGQIANLVLTTIPMPTIMAINVLLYILTFIKIRTDVRAMKQSLGNMASTAGGHIRAARKMSMFLVAFFVQWFCFALFGAWSMFVDNPADIPEILNFIGVIFTNLGGVMNLIVYLLVFKKKRPRAKTDMTTNKAPRVLRPASAPSTSDINNSSTEEYAFN, translated from the exons ATGGTACTGCTTAAAGATGGATATGACGTTCCCGTTTACGGACTGGCAAACGGCATGTTCTACTATGTCCATGTACCTGCTATTGTTTGTCTTACG ATTCTGATGGTCAACGTTGTAGCAATTAACGTGTTCGCAATGATGTtcttcaacatcaacatctCCTTTGGCAAGTTTGATGGCGGCTTGCTGCTGTGGGCGTTTGGTGTTCCATTCGTTGGTGCTTTGATTGCAGCCATGCTTAATCAGTTCGGACCAATGGGCGTTGG TTGCATTTTCGACGCTGTAAATGGCCAGATTGCAAATTTGGTCCTGACTACGATCCCAATGCCAACAATCATGGCCATCAACGTTCTGCTCTACATCCTGACGTTCATCAAGATCCGTACTGATGTGAGGGCCATGAAGCAAAGCCTTGGCAATATGGCGTCAACAGCTGGTGGGCATATCAGGGCTGCCCGCAAAATGTCTATGTTCCTTGTGGCCTTTTTTGTCCAATGGTTTTGCTTTGCTCTGTTCGGCGCCTGGTCAATGTTTGTAGATAATCCAGCAGATATACCGGAAATTCTCAACTTCATCGGTGTAATATTTACCAACCTGGGGGGTGTAATGAATCTGATTGTTTATCTTCtggtatttaagaaaaaaaggcCTAGGGCAAAAACAGATATGACGACCAACAAGGCTCCCAGAGTACTACGCCCGGCTTCTGCTCCGAGTACCAGCGACATCAACAATTCATCTACTGAGGAGTACGCCTTTAACTAA